From Anaerolineae bacterium:
TGGCGATGCTGGTGCTGGCCGCCGGCATATACCTTTGGCGGACGCCGGCGGCGCGTTCCGAGATTTCCGGCCGCCTGGGGCTGGCGCCCACGCCGGCGGCCGGCCCCTACATCTTCGCGTCGGGCAGTATCGAGGCCACCCTGGTAGGCGTCTCCAGCGAGGTCGGCGGACGGGTGGCGGCTGTCCATGTTGATGAAGGGGACGAGGTGAGCCAGGGGCAGGTGGTGGTGGAGCTGGATACCGCCCTGATAGATGCCGAGATTCGCAAAGCCGAGGCCGCGGTGGCGCTGGCCGAGGCCGGCGTCGCGCTGGCCCGGGCGCCGTTCCAGCCGGAGCTGATCGCCAAGGCCGAGGCGTACCAGCACCAGGCGGAGCTGGCGGTGCAGGCCGCCTATCAGGCCTGGCAGGATGCGCAGGCCGTCCTGACAGCGCCGCGCGATGTGGATGTCCAGCTCGCTGGCGCCCGCGCCAAGGCTTCCGCGGCCGAGCTTCAGGTACAGATCGCCGGCCTGCTGGCCCAGGCCGCGGACCTGGAGCAGGCCATGTACGAACGCCTGGTGAAAAGCCTGGAGGGGGGTGTGGAGGTGGTCGTGCCGGGGCCGGGTGGTCCGACGCCAGTGAAGGTGCCGGCGCCGCCCCAGAGCCTGGAGCAGGCGCGCGAGCAGTGGAACCTGGCGAGCCAGCGCACCTGGCAGGCCTATGCCGCGCTGGAAGAGGCCAAACGCGCTAGGGAGGCCGCCCTGCGGACCCTGGCGGACCTCCAGCGCCAAAAGGAAACCCCCATCACGTTGGAGGCGCAGGTGCATGCCGCGGAGGCCAATTATCAGCAGGCCCTGGCGGCGGAGGAAGCGGCGCGCCGCGCCGTCGAGGACCTGAAAGCCGGCCCGCGCCCGGAAGATATCGCGGTGGCCCAGGCGGAGCTGAGCAAGGCCCAGGCGGCGCTGAAGCTTCTGCAGACCCAGCGGGAGAAGATGATCCTGCGGGC
This genomic window contains:
- a CDS encoding efflux RND transporter periplasmic adaptor subunit, whose protein sequence is AMLVLAAGIYLWRTPAARSEISGRLGLAPTPAAGPYIFASGSIEATLVGVSSEVGGRVAAVHVDEGDEVSQGQVVVELDTALIDAEIRKAEAAVALAEAGVALARAPFQPELIAKAEAYQHQAELAVQAAYQAWQDAQAVLTAPRDVDVQLAGARAKASAAELQVQIAGLLAQAADLEQAMYERLVKSLEGGVEVVVPGPGGPTPVKVPAPPQSLEQAREQWNLASQRTWQAYAALEEAKRAREAALRTLADLQRQKETPITLEAQVHAAEANYQQALAAEEAARRAVEDLKAGPRPEDIAVAQAELSKAQAALKLLQTQREKMILRAPAAGLVTERSVGLGEVIAPGVRILRIANLDEVTLTVYVPEPQIGRVKPGQRVLVEVDAYPGRQFEGRVSRIADEAEFTPKSVQTKEERVSLVFAVEIEIPNPDHALKPGMPADAWIFVEEVR